The following proteins are co-located in the Pseudomonas fluorescens genome:
- the bcsQ gene encoding cellulose biosynthesis protein BcsQ — protein MQRLFEQLNQGAARAVYPPEVAEERHGEVCSDASAPKVVVVVSATGGVGRSTLAAALASGLQRQGHPALALDLDPQNALRYHLCPGFDLPGLGAVSLLNQTWAALPKRGFAGCRMVAFGEADPVQQQSLKRWLGQDLGFLRKRLAGLGLNGQDTVVIDVPAGNTVYLSQALSVADAVLVVVQPDAASFHRLANMDDVLAPYLAGESPLQRFYVINQVDVGHAFSQDMAGVFRLRLGDAVLGAVRRDRAFSEAHAYGRDPLDPLLNTVGCQDINALCRALKGRMHPSH, from the coding sequence TTGCAGCGGTTGTTTGAACAATTGAACCAGGGCGCTGCGCGGGCTGTGTATCCGCCCGAGGTGGCTGAAGAGCGGCATGGCGAGGTGTGTTCGGATGCTTCGGCGCCGAAGGTTGTGGTGGTGGTTTCTGCCACGGGCGGTGTGGGGCGCAGCACGTTGGCGGCGGCGCTTGCCAGTGGTTTGCAGCGTCAGGGGCATCCGGCGTTGGCGTTGGACCTGGACCCGCAAAACGCCCTGCGTTATCACTTGTGCCCAGGGTTTGATTTGCCGGGCCTTGGGGCTGTCAGCCTGCTCAACCAGACCTGGGCGGCTTTGCCCAAGCGGGGGTTTGCCGGGTGCCGTATGGTCGCTTTTGGCGAGGCTGACCCGGTGCAGCAACAAAGCCTGAAGCGCTGGCTGGGGCAGGACCTGGGGTTTCTGCGCAAGCGTTTGGCCGGGCTCGGGCTGAATGGGCAGGACACGGTGGTGATTGATGTCCCTGCGGGTAATACGGTGTACCTCAGCCAAGCGCTGTCGGTGGCGGATGCGGTGCTGGTGGTGGTCCAGCCGGACGCCGCTTCGTTCCACCGCTTGGCGAACATGGACGACGTGCTCGCGCCGTACCTCGCAGGCGAATCGCCACTCCAACGGTTTTACGTGATCAACCAAGTGGACGTTGGCCACGCGTTCAGCCAGGACATGGCCGGCGTGTTCAGGCTGCGCCTGGGCGATGCGGTGCTGGGCGCGGTGCGCCGCGATCGCGCTTTCAGCGAGGCCCACGCCTACGGGCGCGACCCGCTCGACCCGTTGCTGAACACTGTCGGTTGCCAGGATATAAATGCGTTATGCCGTGCCTTAAAAGGGCGCATGCATCCAAGCCATTAA
- the bcsQ gene encoding cellulose biosynthesis protein BcsQ produces the protein MSLSEELLMLFGKNVTHDAQGINARLHFFGSVPANEPNPAQAHLTDIAALRPKVVALVSMNGGVGRSTLATALSSGLQRHGESVVALDLDPQNALHHHFGVSATLPGIGRTSLEHGKWSPLQQVGFAGCQVITFGDVDMEQQETLERWLKHEPGWLAQRLASLGLSERQTVIIDTPAGNNVYFHQALNVADVVLVIAQADAACLGTLDHFDVLLAPHLAGERPPVVHVVVNQVDESSAFSLDMLEAFKHRLGKAPLEIHRDVAINEALAFATDPLDTVAKRLFTDDLNELCRLLKAPKKTA, from the coding sequence ATGAGCCTTAGCGAAGAACTGCTGATGTTGTTCGGCAAGAACGTTACCCATGATGCCCAAGGCATTAATGCGCGCCTGCACTTTTTTGGCAGCGTGCCTGCAAATGAACCCAACCCTGCCCAAGCCCACTTGACTGATATCGCAGCGCTGCGCCCCAAAGTGGTGGCGTTGGTGTCGATGAATGGCGGGGTTGGCCGTAGCACCCTGGCCACGGCCTTGAGCAGTGGTTTACAGCGCCACGGCGAGTCGGTGGTGGCGCTGGATCTGGACCCGCAAAACGCCTTGCATCACCACTTCGGCGTCAGTGCCACATTGCCCGGCATCGGCCGCACCAGCCTGGAACATGGCAAATGGAGCCCGTTGCAGCAGGTTGGCTTCGCCGGTTGCCAGGTGATTACCTTTGGCGATGTCGACATGGAGCAGCAGGAAACCCTCGAGCGTTGGCTCAAGCACGAGCCCGGATGGCTGGCGCAGCGGCTCGCCTCGCTGGGCCTGAGCGAGCGGCAAACGGTGATTATCGATACGCCGGCCGGCAATAACGTCTACTTCCATCAGGCGTTGAACGTTGCCGATGTGGTGTTGGTGATTGCGCAGGCCGACGCCGCCTGCCTCGGTACGCTCGACCATTTCGATGTCCTACTCGCGCCGCACCTTGCGGGTGAGCGCCCGCCCGTTGTGCATGTGGTGGTCAACCAGGTGGACGAGAGCAGTGCATTCAGCCTGGACATGCTTGAAGCCTTCAAGCACCGGTTGGGCAAAGCGCCGCTGGAGATTCATCGCGACGTGGCCATCAATGAAGCCTTGGCCTTTGCAACTGACCCGTTGGATACCGTGGCAAAAAGGTTGTTCACTGACGATCTGAATGAGCTTTGCCGGTTGTTGAAGGCCCCGAAAAAAACCGCCTAA
- a CDS encoding methyltransferase codes for MLARDVEARFEALDAFLIEQQGLWRPRPFTHLQLPWETQHPELAQWLRQRSLADAERCHNHPYDLPAPAPFAPLAAQALQLSAVDRLPAHALAPARHRLNVDVPGRKWQQIEAFGTALNFAETPTHWLDWCAGKGHLGRRLLQPGQQLTCFEYDPALIASGQALSDHHGLPAAHRLQDVMADVSIRADHTPVALHACGDLHVRLLQLASAAGCKQLALAPCCYNRISADHYQALSRVGRASRLQLSVDDLGLPLSETVTAGNRVRQQRDTSMARRLGFDLLQRQLRGRDEYLPTPSLPAHWLDKPFADYCRELASLKGFSTGEQAWAALEAHGWRRLAHVRNLELVRALFRRPLEMWLVLDRALFLADQGYNVEIGRFCEPTLTPRNLMVLAERD; via the coding sequence ATGCTTGCCAGGGACGTTGAAGCACGCTTCGAAGCGCTGGATGCGTTTCTAATCGAGCAGCAAGGGCTGTGGCGACCACGGCCCTTTACGCACCTGCAACTGCCCTGGGAAACCCAACATCCCGAGTTGGCCCAGTGGCTGCGCCAGCGCTCGTTGGCCGATGCCGAACGCTGTCACAACCACCCCTACGACCTGCCGGCACCCGCACCCTTTGCACCGTTGGCCGCGCAGGCGTTGCAGCTCAGTGCTGTGGACCGGTTACCGGCACACGCGCTTGCACCCGCGCGCCATCGGCTGAACGTCGACGTACCGGGCCGCAAGTGGCAGCAAATCGAAGCCTTCGGTACTGCGCTTAATTTCGCCGAAACACCCACCCACTGGCTGGACTGGTGCGCTGGCAAAGGCCACCTCGGCCGCCGCCTGCTGCAACCCGGCCAACAGCTGACCTGCTTCGAATACGACCCGGCCCTGATCGCCTCGGGCCAGGCCTTGAGCGACCATCACGGCCTGCCCGCGGCCCATCGCCTGCAAGACGTGATGGCGGACGTGTCGATCCGCGCCGACCACACGCCCGTCGCCCTGCATGCCTGCGGCGACCTGCACGTGCGCCTGTTGCAACTGGCCAGTGCAGCAGGCTGCAAGCAACTGGCGCTGGCGCCGTGCTGTTACAACCGCATCAGCGCTGACCATTATCAAGCGTTATCGAGGGTTGGGCGTGCGTCGCGGCTGCAGCTGTCGGTTGATGATCTGGGGCTGCCGCTGAGCGAAACCGTCACCGCCGGCAACCGTGTACGCCAGCAACGCGACACCTCCATGGCCCGGCGCCTGGGCTTTGATCTGTTGCAGAGGCAGTTACGCGGGCGTGACGAATACCTGCCCACGCCCTCCCTGCCCGCCCACTGGCTGGACAAACCGTTTGCCGACTATTGCCGGGAGCTGGCGAGCCTCAAGGGGTTTTCCACAGGTGAACAGGCTTGGGCGGCGCTTGAGGCGCACGGCTGGCGCCGCTTGGCGCACGTGCGAAACCTGGAGTTGGTACGAGCGCTGTTTCGGCGCCCTTTGGAAATGTGGCTGGTGCTGGACCGGGCACTTTTTCTGGCGGACCAAGGCTACAACGTCGAGATAGGCAGATTCTGCGAACCCACTCTGACACCGCGCAATTTGATGGTGCTGGCTGAGCGCGATTAG
- a CDS encoding DUF262 domain-containing protein, with translation MNQDELIRALESKVEKVHTQSLDLSFNELLDMFKDGELDINPDYQRLFRWSQGAQSRFIESLLLEMPVPPIYVVEDENGKYQLIDGLQRFSSYLHLRGELDAPHLNDPIKKGEYLKLQECDIVEDLNDLVFDDFPTALKIRLKRAFVRVEVVRKGSDNKFRYHMFKRLNTGGEALTSQQLRNCTIRMLDSKFIDFVIQLSKNEDFEICTAKISEQQKLGAFDQELVIRFLALKNYKHKFVHDVSDFLTEYTEKVTDPENTEIIFNYPEEEQIFQNTFSILRKCLEDKSFGRSGKQGIQSNFSVYHFEAICVGLQPYLEKIDASNNSHIDLIRAKLIEIKSDAGFISHTTGGGKNSPGPLNSRIRVVVDKLAEVDI, from the coding sequence ATGAATCAGGACGAACTAATACGCGCTTTAGAGTCCAAGGTTGAAAAGGTTCACACACAAAGCCTTGACCTTTCCTTCAATGAACTTCTAGACATGTTTAAAGATGGTGAGCTGGATATCAACCCAGACTATCAGCGGCTCTTCCGTTGGAGTCAGGGGGCGCAGTCCAGGTTTATCGAATCTTTACTTTTAGAAATGCCCGTACCACCAATATATGTTGTCGAAGACGAAAACGGCAAATATCAATTGATTGATGGGCTGCAAAGATTCTCATCCTACTTACATTTGCGTGGGGAGCTAGACGCCCCTCATCTAAATGATCCAATTAAGAAAGGGGAGTATCTAAAACTACAAGAGTGCGACATAGTCGAAGATCTGAACGACCTGGTATTCGACGATTTCCCCACGGCTTTGAAGATTAGATTGAAGCGTGCTTTTGTACGTGTCGAGGTAGTTCGAAAAGGAAGCGACAATAAGTTTCGCTACCACATGTTTAAAAGACTGAATACGGGCGGCGAGGCGTTAACGAGTCAGCAATTACGCAACTGCACAATCCGCATGTTAGATTCTAAGTTTATAGACTTCGTAATTCAACTTAGCAAAAATGAAGACTTTGAAATTTGCACTGCAAAAATTTCAGAGCAGCAAAAGCTTGGAGCGTTTGATCAAGAATTAGTGATCCGCTTTCTCGCCCTTAAAAACTACAAACATAAGTTTGTTCATGATGTATCAGACTTCTTAACAGAATACACAGAAAAAGTCACCGACCCTGAGAACACAGAAATAATTTTCAATTACCCTGAGGAAGAGCAGATATTTCAGAATACTTTTTCGATTTTAAGAAAATGCCTTGAAGACAAAAGTTTTGGCAGATCGGGAAAACAGGGTATTCAATCGAATTTTTCCGTATATCACTTCGAGGCGATATGTGTAGGGTTGCAGCCTTACTTGGAAAAAATCGACGCCTCAAACAATAGCCACATTGATTTAATTAGAGCAAAGCTTATAGAAATCAAATCTGACGCCGGCTTTATTAGCCACACTACTGGTGGAGGTAAGAACTCACCAGGCCCGCTGAATAGCCGTATTCGGGTTGTGGTAGATAAACTCGCAGAGGTTGATATATGA
- a CDS encoding baseplate complex protein yields the protein MTLLLDGQQVRGKNLKVTGNLRIESDDLSGQTSNTDKGHKGFKPKTLTVSLMIPFVDQVQLRDLMRLVEATAGGGQLKTYRIVNDTAAAFGMRQVTFTEGVSAREDDNLRAWLIQFTLAEKLSNPEKVEGRRSGNAVTAQSGPGGAVGGAGGDSPDGAEELTGFEATLKKVDTWLGGSAKE from the coding sequence ATGACTCTGCTACTTGACGGGCAACAGGTACGCGGGAAAAACCTCAAGGTCACCGGCAATTTGCGGATCGAGAGCGACGACCTGTCAGGCCAGACCAGCAACACCGACAAGGGGCATAAGGGCTTCAAACCCAAGACATTGACGGTCAGTCTGATGATTCCGTTCGTTGACCAGGTGCAACTGCGCGACCTGATGCGTCTGGTGGAAGCGACCGCCGGCGGTGGCCAGCTCAAGACATACCGAATTGTCAACGACACCGCCGCCGCTTTCGGCATGCGCCAGGTGACGTTCACCGAGGGCGTGAGCGCCCGGGAAGACGACAACCTGCGCGCTTGGCTGATTCAGTTCACCTTGGCAGAAAAACTGTCCAACCCCGAAAAGGTCGAGGGACGGCGATCGGGCAACGCGGTTACCGCACAGTCTGGCCCTGGCGGGGCGGTTGGCGGCGCCGGTGGCGATTCACCTGATGGGGCCGAGGAACTGACCGGATTTGAAGCAACTTTGAAAAAAGTTGACACCTGGCTGGGTGGGAGTGCCAAGGAATGA
- a CDS encoding TRM11 family methyltransferase gives MNLLVINPKRVNEEIEDKPYWYNYYAGYSHSFAKSIIDSSKLTESSVILDPWNGAGTTTLMSSLSGYRSVGIDLNPVMKVIAKAKQATVEEAVHISLKLQKLSSVRLRKIEDNDPLEFWFHKSGVLAIRKVEHWILGGARHSAMLDKVESLSIEQCVLYTALFNSVREYLKAFIPSNPTWIKRPKLEVDKIDVDWKLFKKRYSFLVIEMLKGLSSETHTWPSDRASLMTASSANLPLPDECIDLVLSSPPYCTRIDYGIATLPELAIMSDLSTSSIEEVRRSLMGTTTVSKGIIEWEPSKLGGMCTKFLTDVREHSSKSSATYYYKNILKYFLDLSLSLAEISRVMKPEANFVCVVQDSFYKDVHCNLPSILTEIALISGMKLNQRHDFESKQNMVNLNAKSRRYRKKSIAHESVLIFHK, from the coding sequence ATGAACTTGCTAGTAATTAATCCAAAAAGAGTGAACGAGGAAATAGAGGATAAGCCTTATTGGTATAACTATTATGCTGGCTACTCTCACTCTTTTGCAAAAAGCATTATCGACTCTAGTAAGCTTACAGAGTCATCAGTAATTTTAGATCCCTGGAATGGTGCTGGCACGACTACACTAATGTCTTCCCTCAGCGGCTATCGCTCCGTCGGAATTGATTTAAATCCAGTCATGAAAGTGATAGCGAAAGCGAAACAGGCGACAGTAGAAGAGGCGGTCCATATAAGTTTAAAACTTCAGAAACTTTCAAGTGTTCGCTTGAGAAAAATAGAAGATAACGATCCTCTCGAATTTTGGTTCCACAAATCTGGTGTGCTTGCCATTCGCAAAGTTGAACATTGGATTTTGGGGGGCGCACGCCATAGCGCAATGCTCGATAAAGTCGAATCTTTATCAATTGAACAGTGCGTCCTCTACACTGCACTTTTCAATAGCGTACGGGAGTACCTGAAGGCTTTTATCCCCTCCAACCCGACCTGGATAAAAAGACCTAAATTAGAGGTCGACAAAATTGATGTGGATTGGAAATTATTTAAAAAACGGTATTCGTTCTTGGTCATAGAAATGCTAAAAGGGTTGAGCTCAGAGACTCATACATGGCCGTCTGACCGTGCTTCCTTAATGACCGCGTCCTCTGCCAACTTGCCTTTGCCTGACGAATGTATAGACTTGGTTCTCAGCTCACCTCCTTACTGCACGAGAATCGATTATGGAATTGCGACTCTTCCTGAGTTAGCAATAATGTCAGATCTGAGCACAAGCTCGATTGAAGAGGTTAGGCGCTCTCTGATGGGAACTACTACAGTTTCTAAAGGCATAATTGAATGGGAACCATCGAAACTTGGCGGCATGTGCACTAAGTTTTTGACTGACGTTAGAGAGCATTCGTCAAAATCATCAGCAACCTATTATTATAAAAACATACTAAAATACTTTCTGGATCTCAGCCTTTCGCTTGCAGAGATATCGAGAGTAATGAAACCAGAAGCAAATTTTGTTTGTGTGGTACAGGATTCCTTTTATAAAGATGTGCACTGCAACTTACCGTCTATACTTACGGAAATCGCTTTAATATCCGGAATGAAGCTCAATCAAAGACATGACTTTGAGAGCAAGCAAAATATGGTCAACCTAAATGCTAAAAGTCGAAGGTATAGAAAAAAAAGTATAGCTCATGAAAGCGTTTTGATATTTCACAAGTAA
- a CDS encoding phage tail protein, whose protein sequence is MIKLNLPFWLDGPQLAKLKAAAQAWWDKVEGWLQWPLLQMDADTCHITILDLLAWQRDISRFKDEPENLYRLRVKFAFINAVDAGSTAGLKRILQRLGVGYVEINERLPDRDWDVVLLRLSDSQLSQNPELMRVLIQQYGRTCRRYDFVTITPVSLRIVAVDFNDDQQTLVASL, encoded by the coding sequence ATGATTAAGCTGAATTTGCCTTTCTGGCTGGACGGCCCGCAGTTGGCCAAGTTGAAAGCGGCCGCGCAGGCCTGGTGGGACAAGGTCGAAGGCTGGCTGCAATGGCCGCTCCTACAGATGGACGCGGACACCTGCCACATAACGATCCTCGATCTGCTGGCCTGGCAGCGGGATATCAGCCGTTTCAAAGACGAGCCGGAAAACCTTTACCGACTGCGGGTGAAGTTCGCCTTCATCAACGCGGTTGACGCCGGCAGCACGGCAGGTCTCAAACGCATCCTGCAGCGACTGGGCGTTGGCTATGTCGAGATCAACGAGCGGTTACCCGATCGGGATTGGGACGTGGTGCTGCTGCGCCTCTCCGATTCCCAGCTGTCGCAAAACCCGGAGCTGATGCGCGTGCTGATTCAACAGTACGGCCGCACCTGCCGGCGCTATGACTTCGTGACCATCACCCCCGTATCACTGCGCATCGTCGCGGTGGACTTCAACGACGACCAGCAAACGCTGGTCGCCAGCCTGTAG
- a CDS encoding baseplate J/gp47 family protein: protein MSDVDFKQALADSGIPVTEDGLRKAWEKEVAAQGSKLSNTSAYSPFWRLITALVTKPVLWLINFVSGTVLPNFFVKTAVGKWLDMLAWAVNVERKGATKAKGVLLFTRNVAGGVLELPAGVLVQSAAINGHIYQLTTTQAVNFADGVLQLEVPVEAQEVGSGYNLAPGYYAILPVPIAGIAQVVNADGWLIAPGADPEPDDQLRLRTRNQFSAVNQWHTDSVYRAMISAFPGVRPDGVYFLHGAPRGPGSANAYVLFDADVPAATYLEQINAHIRDQGNHGHGDDLMVMVMPETQHALSLTWWPRSLLTVEQREKLQAEIGQFIRAAFRESGTGDYQPTLTYPQSRFSFSRLGEELHQQFAGIESLHFDNADIVSELSIPRIKTLQVVPA from the coding sequence GTGAGCGACGTAGATTTTAAACAGGCACTGGCAGACAGCGGCATTCCAGTCACCGAAGATGGATTGCGCAAGGCCTGGGAAAAGGAAGTCGCCGCGCAAGGTAGCAAGCTGAGCAACACCAGCGCCTATTCGCCGTTCTGGCGGCTTATCACCGCGCTGGTCACTAAGCCGGTGCTGTGGCTGATCAACTTTGTCAGCGGCACGGTTTTGCCCAATTTCTTTGTTAAAACCGCTGTGGGTAAGTGGTTGGACATGCTGGCCTGGGCGGTCAACGTCGAGCGCAAAGGGGCGACCAAGGCCAAAGGTGTGTTGCTTTTTACCCGGAATGTCGCCGGCGGCGTGCTTGAGTTGCCCGCCGGCGTCCTGGTGCAGTCCGCTGCTATCAACGGCCATATCTACCAGTTGACCACGACCCAGGCCGTGAACTTCGCTGATGGCGTGCTGCAGCTGGAAGTCCCGGTAGAGGCCCAGGAAGTGGGCAGCGGTTACAACCTGGCCCCGGGTTATTACGCGATCCTCCCCGTGCCCATTGCCGGCATCGCCCAGGTGGTGAACGCGGACGGTTGGCTGATTGCACCAGGTGCAGACCCCGAGCCGGACGATCAGCTGCGACTGCGCACGCGGAACCAGTTCTCGGCGGTCAACCAGTGGCACACCGACTCGGTGTACCGCGCCATGATTTCCGCCTTCCCAGGCGTGCGGCCGGATGGTGTGTATTTCCTTCACGGCGCACCACGGGGCCCAGGCAGCGCAAATGCCTATGTGCTGTTTGATGCAGACGTGCCGGCGGCGACGTACCTGGAGCAAATCAACGCGCATATCCGCGACCAAGGCAACCATGGCCACGGTGATGACCTGATGGTGATGGTCATGCCTGAGACACAGCACGCGCTAAGCCTCACCTGGTGGCCACGATCGTTGCTGACCGTCGAGCAGCGCGAAAAACTGCAGGCGGAAATTGGGCAATTCATCCGTGCGGCCTTTCGGGAGAGCGGCACCGGCGACTATCAGCCCACACTGACCTATCCGCAGTCGCGGTTCTCGTTCAGCCGCCTGGGGGAAGAACTTCACCAGCAATTCGCCGGCATCGAGTCGTTGCATTTTGACAATGCCGACATCGTGTCAGAGCTGAGCATTCCCAGGATCAAAACCCTGCAGGTGGTGCCGGCATGA
- a CDS encoding phage tail protein, protein MGASITLAGESLIAQKVGAQQSLNVARFVLANVPGLDPNAAVDRTASKPAPAQIVGTYDVTQKGFVNPNQVVYSLMLGSDVGDFDFNWIGLETSENVLLAVAYLPVQQKRRNIPPRQIGNNVTRNFLVVFDGAQALTGIKIDASTWQHDFTVRLSGIDERERLSNRDVFGRACFHGSALELQKVGSAYSLKPGIAYVEGVRLELKGAQAVAVPSIPNVAWLDVRLQRELSDVVGTFQVVFGWDKQDYTDSAGVRHYLVPIAELPTTAAISDLRAVEPIAGELIKHLAARTGDYPGLRARSTTKDDVGLGQIPNAISSDSSTDDPWILATTRMVQVVRNHLYAGINALVDGTTAAGRAIKLVTARRFIFSGAATGSATFDGSADANVTLTLADSGAVAGAYTKVTINSKGLVIAGGNPSTLDGYGITDSYTKNAAYDTFVKQGGGIGQTPNRVFIGWSDIGLKATVDATDLGRIWTEYSFNPSTKADKSNSLAGYGIKDAYTIDQTNQQINYRVIRDGITAAGLAGGDLNLPYFRRETDGQIQYLQPRLGYTPVQQGTGIGQLGNLIKIGWSGNALKVTVDNLDLGVVWSAWNFNPDDKANKGNSLQAYGITNAYTIEQTNQQLMLRTVGDSVSTVGFASGNSAYPYFRHKDNGQVYYLQPQLGFAPVEQGGGAGQATNKIRYGWDSQGRGMRTQVDSSDMGLQWGEKNFYRPDSDNFMPVGVNGTSVQLPPGGSWCYSLMHYYAAGQGVVGKSGHAPGGTVISFSGGATIYGFAWRYAP, encoded by the coding sequence ATGGGAGCCAGCATTACCCTTGCAGGTGAAAGCCTGATCGCGCAGAAAGTCGGCGCACAACAATCTCTAAACGTTGCCCGATTTGTCCTGGCCAACGTGCCCGGGCTTGACCCCAACGCCGCCGTAGATCGAACAGCGAGCAAGCCAGCGCCGGCGCAAATCGTCGGCACCTATGACGTAACCCAGAAAGGTTTCGTGAACCCGAACCAGGTGGTCTATAGCCTGATGCTCGGTAGCGACGTTGGGGACTTTGACTTCAACTGGATCGGCCTCGAAACCAGTGAAAACGTGTTGCTGGCCGTGGCGTATTTGCCGGTACAGCAAAAGCGGCGAAACATCCCGCCGCGTCAGATCGGCAATAACGTGACGCGTAATTTTTTGGTGGTGTTTGACGGCGCCCAAGCGCTGACCGGGATCAAGATCGATGCCAGCACCTGGCAGCATGACTTCACTGTGCGCCTAAGCGGCATTGATGAGCGCGAGCGCTTGAGCAATCGCGATGTTTTCGGGCGCGCTTGCTTCCACGGCAGTGCGCTTGAACTGCAAAAAGTGGGCAGTGCGTACAGCCTGAAACCTGGCATTGCCTATGTTGAAGGTGTTCGGCTGGAGCTAAAAGGCGCCCAAGCTGTTGCTGTTCCTTCAATCCCTAACGTTGCATGGCTTGACGTACGCCTGCAGCGCGAATTAAGCGATGTGGTCGGTACGTTCCAGGTTGTGTTTGGTTGGGACAAGCAGGACTACACCGACAGCGCAGGTGTACGGCATTACCTGGTGCCCATTGCGGAGTTACCAACGACCGCCGCGATTAGCGATCTGCGAGCCGTTGAGCCGATCGCCGGCGAGTTGATCAAGCACCTGGCCGCTCGTACTGGCGATTATCCGGGGTTACGCGCTCGATCCACGACAAAGGATGACGTGGGGCTGGGGCAAATTCCGAATGCCATCAGCAGTGATTCAAGTACGGATGACCCTTGGATTCTCGCTACAACCCGTATGGTTCAGGTCGTGCGTAATCATCTGTACGCCGGCATTAATGCGTTGGTGGATGGAACCACCGCCGCCGGTAGGGCAATAAAGTTGGTAACTGCGCGCAGATTCATTTTCAGCGGCGCAGCCACCGGCAGCGCGACATTTGACGGTTCAGCTGACGCCAACGTGACTCTCACTCTTGCAGATAGTGGCGCGGTGGCGGGGGCGTATACCAAAGTCACCATTAACTCGAAAGGGCTGGTCATAGCGGGAGGTAATCCTTCAACCCTGGATGGCTATGGCATTACCGATTCATACACCAAAAATGCGGCATACGACACTTTTGTAAAACAAGGTGGTGGCATCGGCCAAACGCCAAACCGTGTGTTCATTGGTTGGTCTGATATAGGGCTCAAGGCAACAGTTGACGCTACTGATTTAGGTCGGATTTGGACCGAATACAGCTTCAATCCTAGCACCAAAGCGGATAAGTCGAATTCGCTCGCGGGATACGGCATTAAGGATGCCTATACCATTGATCAAACTAATCAGCAGATTAATTACCGCGTTATCCGCGACGGCATCACTGCTGCCGGCCTTGCTGGGGGAGATTTAAACCTTCCGTACTTTCGGCGAGAGACAGATGGGCAAATTCAATATCTGCAACCGAGGCTGGGATATACGCCGGTTCAACAGGGCACAGGGATCGGGCAGCTAGGAAATCTTATTAAGATTGGTTGGAGTGGTAATGCACTCAAGGTTACCGTTGATAATCTTGATCTTGGCGTAGTTTGGTCCGCCTGGAACTTCAACCCTGATGACAAGGCAAATAAGGGTAATTCCTTACAGGCGTATGGCATCACGAATGCCTACACGATCGAGCAGACTAACCAACAGCTCATGCTCAGGACTGTGGGGGATTCTGTATCTACGGTAGGGTTTGCAAGTGGTAACTCGGCTTACCCCTACTTTCGTCATAAAGATAATGGGCAGGTTTACTACCTTCAACCACAGCTTGGGTTCGCGCCCGTAGAACAGGGCGGCGGTGCGGGGCAGGCCACTAACAAAATTCGCTACGGTTGGGATAGTCAAGGCCGAGGCATGCGTACCCAAGTAGACAGTTCCGACATGGGGTTGCAGTGGGGCGAGAAGAATTTTTACAGGCCTGATAGCGATAACTTTATGCCTGTCGGAGTAAACGGTACTTCAGTACAGCTCCCACCTGGCGGCTCCTGGTGTTATTCGCTCATGCATTACTACGCGGCGGGTCAGGGTGTTGTTGGTAAAAGTGGTCATGCACCAGGTGGGACCGTAATTTCATTTAGTGGCGGAGCAACAATTTACGGCTTCGCGTGGAGATATGCTCCGTGA
- a CDS encoding MAE_28990/MAE_18760 family HEPN-like nuclease, which translates to MSLAIFQEQIELEREWREAEIRFLNNLQEGLAEKDRPKIRRSIVCLLYAHIEGFVRFAFSLYVDQVNRKGLTCRDVSPAIAAAAFAKELKALKDINSKSPFFTKALPDDKHLHGFARDVDFITHIGNFYDHPVVIAEGYVNTENNVGREVLEKMLFQVGLEYSDLKDAYSPLNRLLNVRNDIAHGKRKQGIDDEDYNIFLNCCRSVMNTISRRLTNSFGAEKYLK; encoded by the coding sequence ATGAGCTTAGCTATTTTTCAAGAGCAAATAGAACTTGAGCGCGAGTGGCGCGAAGCTGAAATCAGGTTTCTAAACAACTTGCAAGAAGGCCTAGCAGAGAAGGATCGTCCTAAAATACGCCGATCAATAGTATGTCTTTTATATGCACACATTGAAGGCTTTGTTAGATTTGCGTTCTCTTTGTACGTAGACCAAGTTAACCGCAAAGGCTTAACCTGCCGGGATGTAAGTCCGGCTATTGCGGCGGCGGCGTTTGCAAAAGAGTTGAAGGCCCTCAAAGATATCAACAGCAAAAGCCCTTTCTTCACAAAGGCGTTACCTGATGACAAACACCTACATGGATTCGCCCGTGACGTAGACTTCATAACACATATAGGTAACTTTTATGACCATCCGGTGGTAATCGCTGAAGGTTATGTAAATACAGAAAACAACGTAGGAAGGGAGGTTCTTGAAAAAATGCTATTTCAAGTAGGCCTGGAATATTCCGACTTGAAGGACGCCTATTCTCCACTTAACAGATTACTAAATGTACGTAATGACATCGCTCATGGCAAAAGGAAGCAAGGGATCGACGATGAGGATTACAATATATTTCTAAATTGTTGCCGTAGTGTAATGAATACGATCTCCCGCAGACTTACCAATTCATTCGGAGCGGAAAAGTATCTTAAATAA